A genome region from Bacillota bacterium includes the following:
- a CDS encoding transketolase family protein: protein MFDDKELRAVYCESLIALAEKDERIVLLEADLMKASGTVPFKERFPERTVDVGVAEANMIGVAAGLSAFGKIPFANSFTAFATRRCFDQITISVAYAGLNVKIGGTDPGVTAELNGGTHMSLEDVGIMRTLPGMTIFEPVDGTQLKKAMPQIAAHYGPVYIRLYRRRAFKIFDDGYKFDLWKSDLLLDGKDVTLFVTGILVRSALDAAEILKVKGISAKVVNIHTIKPIDREGVISAARETGAVVTVENHNIIGGLGSAVAEVLIEECPVPMKRIGVADHFGEVGRKEYLFEKYHMTAGDIARAAEEVIAKKNRR from the coding sequence ATGTTTGATGACAAGGAATTAAGAGCGGTTTACTGTGAATCATTGATAGCGCTTGCTGAAAAAGATGAGCGTATTGTACTTCTTGAAGCTGATTTAATGAAAGCTTCGGGTACTGTGCCTTTTAAGGAAAGGTTTCCTGAAAGGACTGTGGATGTCGGTGTAGCGGAAGCCAATATGATTGGGGTTGCGGCAGGCTTAAGCGCCTTCGGGAAGATACCTTTTGCCAATTCCTTTACCGCTTTTGCCACAAGAAGGTGTTTTGATCAGATTACCATATCGGTGGCATATGCCGGACTGAATGTGAAAATCGGGGGTACCGATCCGGGTGTTACAGCGGAATTGAACGGAGGCACCCATATGAGTCTGGAGGATGTCGGCATTATGAGAACACTGCCCGGTATGACCATATTCGAGCCAGTTGACGGCACTCAACTGAAAAAGGCAATGCCCCAGATTGCCGCACATTACGGACCGGTATATATCAGGTTATATCGAAGGCGTGCATTTAAGATATTTGATGACGGATACAAATTTGATCTGTGGAAGTCCGACTTGCTGTTGGATGGAAAGGATGTAACCCTCTTTGTAACCGGAATACTGGTCAGAAGCGCTCTGGATGCGGCAGAAATCCTTAAAGTCAAAGGAATAAGCGCAAAGGTGGTCAATATACATACCATAAAGCCTATTGACCGTGAAGGTGTCATTTCCGCAGCCAGGGAAACAGGTGCGGTGGTAACGGTTGAAAACCACAACATTATCGGCGGTCTGGGCAGCGCCGTGGCTGAAGTATTGATCGAAGAGTGCCCGGTTCCAATGAAAAGGATAGGCGTTGCAGACCATTTTGGGGAGGTCGGCAGGAAGGAATACCTGTTTGAAAAATACCATATGACTGCCGGGGATATAGCGCGCGCGGCGGAAGAAGTCATCGCAAAAAAAAATAGGAGGTAA
- a CDS encoding transketolase produces MREEELKHLRKVAVDVRKNIVSMIGEVGVGHIGGAMSIAEVLTVLYYKVMKINPADPKWEERDRFVLSKGHAGPALYAVLAMKGYFPVEELMTLNKPGTKLPSHCDMQRTIGIDMTAGSLGQGISAAVGMAIAAKMDRKNVRVYALIGCGESQEGQVWEAAMLASQKKLDNLIGFTDYNKMQIDGTTDEINSLEPIEDKWKSFGWYTQSVDGHDIKQIYDAIVKAQEVSGKPSMIILNTVKGKGASFCEGKVGSHNMPVTKEDVAQALKELDKGMEE; encoded by the coding sequence ATGAGAGAAGAAGAATTGAAGCATTTACGTAAAGTAGCAGTGGATGTTAGAAAAAACATTGTCAGCATGATCGGAGAAGTCGGAGTAGGGCACATCGGCGGAGCCATGTCCATAGCGGAGGTTCTGACAGTATTATATTACAAGGTCATGAAGATCAATCCTGCTGACCCGAAATGGGAGGAGAGGGACAGGTTTGTACTGTCAAAAGGACACGCGGGACCGGCATTATATGCTGTTCTAGCTATGAAGGGCTATTTCCCTGTAGAAGAACTGATGACCCTGAACAAGCCGGGTACTAAGCTCCCCAGTCACTGCGACATGCAGCGTACTATAGGAATTGATATGACGGCGGGATCGCTAGGACAGGGGATTTCGGCAGCTGTAGGCATGGCAATTGCTGCAAAGATGGACAGAAAGAATGTGAGAGTATATGCCCTGATCGGATGCGGAGAAAGCCAGGAAGGACAAGTATGGGAGGCAGCCATGCTTGCGTCGCAAAAAAAACTGGATAATCTGATTGGATTTACCGATTACAACAAAATGCAGATTGACGGGACAACCGACGAGATTAATTCTCTGGAACCGATTGAAGATAAATGGAAATCTTTCGGCTGGTACACACAATCGGTGGACGGACACGACATAAAACAGATATATGATGCCATTGTAAAAGCGCAGGAAGTAAGCGGAAAGCCTTCAATGATCATACTGAACACTGTCAAAGGAAAGGGCGCTTCGTTCTGTGAAGGAAAGGTCGGCTCACATAATATGCCTGTGACAAAAGAAGATGTCGCGCAGGCGTTAAAGGAACTTGACAAAGGTATGGAGGAGTGA
- the sucD gene encoding succinate--CoA ligase subunit alpha yields the protein MSVFIDKDTRVLVQGITGKEGSFWTKHMIELGTCVVAGVTPGKEGQTVEGVPVFHTVRRAAAKTNPDASLLFVPPQFAKDAVFEAIDAGIRKIVVTAEGIPLHDTLKIRSAALECGAMIFGGNTTGVITPGVAMMGFFPYWIDRVYRKGRIGVMTRSGSLTNEVTAMVVKAGFGVSTLVGVGGDAVPATRFAEVLPLFQNDADTDAVVMIGEIGGTMEEEVARVIADGKFTKPLVAFIAGWTAPPGKKMGHAGAIVTGGKGTAASKADALTGAGALVAKRPSQVGELLRSVLNK from the coding sequence ATGAGTGTATTCATCGATAAAGATACAAGGGTTCTTGTTCAGGGCATTACAGGAAAAGAAGGGTCATTTTGGACAAAACACATGATCGAACTCGGAACCTGTGTTGTAGCAGGAGTGACTCCCGGAAAAGAAGGTCAGACGGTTGAAGGGGTACCGGTATTCCACACTGTCAGGCGCGCTGCCGCAAAAACCAATCCTGACGCTTCACTTTTGTTTGTTCCACCCCAGTTTGCAAAGGATGCCGTCTTCGAAGCCATTGACGCAGGCATACGAAAGATTGTGGTAACAGCTGAAGGCATACCCCTTCATGATACCCTGAAAATCAGAAGCGCAGCACTGGAATGTGGAGCGATGATTTTCGGGGGAAATACAACGGGTGTTATTACTCCCGGTGTAGCGATGATGGGTTTTTTCCCATATTGGATAGACAGGGTTTACCGTAAAGGCAGAATAGGAGTGATGACCCGCAGTGGCTCGTTGACAAATGAAGTAACTGCCATGGTTGTAAAGGCAGGCTTTGGAGTCTCTACCCTGGTCGGAGTAGGAGGTGATGCGGTTCCCGCGACAAGATTTGCGGAAGTGCTGCCTCTATTTCAAAATGATGCCGATACTGATGCGGTAGTAATGATCGGGGAAATCGGAGGTACGATGGAAGAAGAAGTGGCCCGGGTCATTGCAGACGGTAAATTTACAAAACCGCTGGTAGCCTTTATTGCAGGGTGGACTGCGCCGCCGGGGAAAAAAATGGGACACGCGGGAGCTATTGTCACCGGAGGAAAAGGAACTGCGGCCAGCAAGGCCGACGCGTTGACAGGTGCAGGGGCGCTTGTAGCGAAGCGGCCGAGCCAGGTGGGGGAACTGCTGCGATCGGTTTTAAATAAATAG
- a CDS encoding acetate--CoA ligase family protein, whose product MKLFEYQAKELFKEAGIHVPESVLIEDRSQVKDAVLKTGLPCVLKAQVLRGGRGKAGLIRFVGTLEEAEKEAVRLFNADIPVHKLLMEEALDIARELYVSVTIDPVTGSDLIVASGAGGMDIEEIAVKAPEKLIKEKVDAFKGLNTFQTRNIAFQLDVEQDKVSEMIKIVASVYSLFKKIDAELVEINPLVITGDGRLVAADGKISIDDHSLFRQKNFGISRSHFDSDLEFEAAVAGFPYLRFDGDIGIMCAGAGLTNTVYDLIHYYGGKPANYLEFGGPNYTRTVEAMSIALKNKPKVLLIVTFGTIARADVIARGIEEAIEKLKPDIPIVTAIRGTGEEEANEILKRMGLHPLADTEEAVKTAIALAAKGGEK is encoded by the coding sequence TTGAAATTATTTGAATACCAGGCAAAGGAATTGTTTAAAGAAGCAGGGATTCATGTACCTGAGAGTGTGTTGATTGAAGACAGATCACAGGTAAAAGACGCTGTATTAAAGACCGGACTCCCCTGTGTGTTAAAAGCTCAGGTGCTGAGAGGCGGCAGGGGTAAAGCCGGGTTGATCAGGTTTGTAGGGACCCTTGAAGAAGCGGAGAAGGAAGCGGTGAGGCTTTTCAATGCGGATATCCCGGTACATAAGCTCTTAATGGAAGAAGCGCTGGATATCGCCAGGGAACTGTACGTTTCGGTTACAATTGATCCGGTAACGGGTTCCGATCTGATTGTGGCAAGTGGTGCCGGAGGCATGGATATTGAAGAAATTGCCGTTAAAGCTCCGGAAAAGCTTATAAAGGAAAAAGTGGATGCTTTCAAAGGCTTAAACACCTTCCAGACAAGGAATATTGCTTTTCAACTGGATGTTGAACAGGATAAGGTAAGCGAGATGATTAAAATTGTTGCTTCAGTTTACAGTCTCTTTAAAAAGATAGATGCGGAACTGGTGGAGATCAATCCGCTTGTAATTACGGGAGACGGTAGATTGGTTGCGGCTGATGGAAAAATCAGCATAGATGATCATTCGCTTTTCAGACAGAAGAATTTTGGAATTTCCAGAAGCCATTTCGACAGTGACCTTGAGTTTGAAGCAGCTGTAGCCGGATTCCCATATCTCAGATTTGATGGGGACATCGGCATCATGTGTGCCGGCGCCGGATTGACCAATACCGTATACGACCTGATCCATTACTATGGCGGAAAGCCTGCAAATTATCTGGAATTTGGCGGACCAAATTATACCAGGACAGTAGAAGCCATGAGCATTGCTCTGAAAAACAAACCGAAAGTCCTGCTTATTGTTACCTTTGGAACAATCGCAAGGGCTGATGTTATAGCAAGAGGTATAGAAGAAGCGATCGAAAAGTTGAAACCCGACATTCCTATTGTTACAGCAATCCGCGGAACCGGTGAGGAGGAAGCCAATGAGATCCTTAAGCGTATGGGACTTCATCCGCTTGCGGATACGGAGGAAGCGGTTAAAACGGCTATAGCGCTGGCAGCAAAGGGGGGAGAAAAATGA
- a CDS encoding aldehyde dehydrogenase family protein, translating to MSDIKGNETNLDLLLERARTAQREIEHYSQEQIDRVCLAIGWEAYKDENICKCAELAVEETGMGRYEDKMTKHKVKVLGVLKDVIGKPSVGLIERDEIRGISKYAKPVGVVGALTPVTNPTVTPASNSITILKGRNAVIFAPHPKAKKSCKLICDLMRQGLKKVGAPMDLIQYIEEPSVELSQELMTKVDLVLATGGSAMVKAAYGSGTPAYGVGVGNAVMIIAEDADVPDAANKVHLSKVFDNATSCSSENSIIIHESIYDEMIKELTKLGGYLCSEKEKSELERWMWIPGKSGKFALNPKIVGQSAARIAKDAGLSVPEKTDMLMVEGAEPGAGDRFSGEKLSPVLTLWKYSRIEDAISCAEKLTNYSGYGHSCGIYTFNKEYISMLAEVMKTSRIMVRQPMAPANGGNFFNGMPSTVTLGCGTWGGNITTENINYRHMLNITWVSEPIPPVKPTDEEMWGNYWAAFGK from the coding sequence ATGAGTGATATTAAGGGAAACGAAACAAACCTGGACTTGCTGCTGGAGCGAGCCCGTACTGCACAGCGGGAGATAGAGCATTACAGCCAGGAGCAGATAGACAGGGTGTGCCTTGCTATAGGATGGGAGGCATATAAGGATGAAAATATTTGCAAATGTGCGGAGCTTGCAGTGGAAGAGACGGGGATGGGACGTTATGAAGACAAAATGACAAAGCATAAGGTAAAAGTTCTAGGTGTTCTTAAGGACGTGATTGGTAAACCGAGTGTAGGACTGATAGAACGCGATGAAATCAGGGGCATTTCGAAGTATGCTAAACCGGTAGGAGTGGTCGGTGCGCTGACCCCGGTAACCAACCCAACAGTAACGCCTGCAAGCAATTCAATCACGATTTTAAAAGGCCGTAATGCCGTAATATTTGCTCCACATCCCAAAGCCAAAAAAAGCTGCAAGCTTATTTGCGATTTGATGCGCCAGGGCTTGAAAAAGGTAGGTGCTCCCATGGATCTGATTCAGTATATCGAAGAACCCAGTGTGGAGTTGAGCCAGGAATTGATGACGAAAGTTGACCTGGTACTGGCCACAGGGGGTTCGGCTATGGTGAAGGCCGCATATGGAAGTGGAACTCCTGCCTACGGAGTGGGCGTGGGAAATGCTGTGATGATTATCGCCGAAGATGCGGATGTGCCGGATGCTGCTAACAAGGTTCATTTAAGTAAAGTATTTGATAATGCTACATCATGCTCATCAGAAAATTCCATCATCATACACGAAAGCATTTATGATGAAATGATAAAGGAACTCACGAAGCTTGGCGGATACCTGTGTAGTGAAAAGGAAAAATCCGAACTTGAAAGATGGATGTGGATTCCAGGAAAATCAGGCAAGTTTGCACTAAACCCAAAAATAGTAGGACAATCTGCTGCCCGGATTGCCAAAGATGCCGGACTTAGCGTTCCTGAAAAAACGGATATGCTGATGGTTGAAGGCGCTGAACCGGGTGCGGGTGACAGATTTTCAGGCGAAAAGCTGTCCCCTGTATTGACCCTGTGGAAGTATTCAAGAATTGAGGATGCCATTTCATGTGCCGAGAAACTGACGAATTATTCAGGTTACGGCCATTCCTGCGGTATCTATACGTTCAATAAAGAATATATAAGCATGCTTGCGGAAGTAATGAAAACCAGCAGGATCATGGTACGGCAGCCGATGGCTCCGGCAAACGGGGGTAATTTTTTCAACGGCATGCCTTCAACGGTAACTTTAGGATGTGGTACATGGGGCGGCAATATCACAACCGAGAATATCAACTATCGTCATATGCTCAATATAACTTGGGTTTCCGAGCCGATACCTCCGGTCAAGCCTACCGATGAAGAGATGTGGGGGAATTATTGGGCGGCATTTGGAAAATAA
- a CDS encoding DASS family sodium-coupled anion symporter: protein MTSISFSPKRLTSEYKNGIYLILAFVLMFLIHFVPVPKPFYMGSELVQLTGEAKDTLAVFAFAIFSWMTGAVPFVITAFITLLLIPAFGVSTFSDTVAASFGDPLILFFIGVMMVSAAFRSSGLSTRLSRLILGMVGKNPSRIILVFLIFGAFSAMWFTEVAAAALFTPLAVGILDKCGIKAMKSNFGKSLLIACAWGPLVGGMGTPVGSGSNVLAISLLNKYANLNIGFLDWMAIGVPAVIVLVPIAWLIITRAYPSELDEINIDDVAGEAEKGLNKKEIATMVIFSGMIVLWLAAPSIKTATGGRINLTMQIVAILGGILLFIPGLNIFSWKDVEKSVDWGGIILITSGLALGKIAFDTGAARWLAWVIAYGLRVEVLPPVILAMFAVLVVGIIHLCFSSNTVTGAVTVPLMIAMGSALHVSPWFLAVPAAYSACMAFILVTETPTSVIPYSAGYFSLKDMALIGIPMTIIVSVVAGAVFFGMAHIVGM from the coding sequence ATGACTTCTATTTCGTTTTCGCCTAAACGGTTGACATCTGAATATAAAAACGGTATATATCTTATCCTGGCATTCGTGTTGATGTTTCTCATACATTTTGTGCCGGTACCAAAGCCGTTTTACATGGGCAGCGAACTGGTACAGCTTACCGGGGAAGCAAAAGACACGCTTGCTGTATTTGCCTTCGCGATTTTTTCCTGGATGACTGGAGCTGTTCCGTTTGTGATTACTGCATTTATCACTTTGCTGCTGATTCCTGCTTTCGGCGTAAGTACGTTTTCCGATACGGTTGCAGCCAGCTTTGGAGACCCTTTAATCCTTTTCTTTATCGGTGTCATGATGGTTTCCGCTGCTTTCAGAAGCTCAGGTCTCAGTACGAGGTTGTCGCGGCTCATACTTGGCATGGTCGGTAAAAACCCGTCAAGAATAATCCTGGTATTTTTAATTTTCGGTGCATTCAGCGCCATGTGGTTTACTGAAGTGGCCGCAGCTGCTCTTTTTACCCCACTTGCAGTCGGTATACTTGACAAATGCGGGATCAAGGCTATGAAAAGCAATTTTGGCAAATCCTTGCTGATTGCATGTGCCTGGGGACCACTGGTGGGAGGAATGGGGACTCCGGTTGGCAGTGGGAGCAATGTACTCGCCATAAGTCTTTTGAACAAATATGCAAATTTGAATATAGGGTTCCTGGACTGGATGGCTATAGGTGTTCCGGCAGTAATTGTATTGGTTCCTATAGCGTGGCTTATAATCACCAGAGCGTATCCCAGCGAGTTAGATGAAATCAATATAGATGATGTGGCAGGAGAAGCTGAAAAAGGCCTGAACAAGAAGGAAATTGCCACAATGGTAATTTTTTCAGGGATGATTGTTCTCTGGCTTGCCGCACCTTCTATCAAGACAGCCACCGGAGGACGCATCAACCTTACAATGCAGATTGTGGCCATTTTGGGAGGAATACTGCTTTTTATACCGGGATTGAACATCTTTAGCTGGAAGGATGTCGAAAAAAGTGTGGACTGGGGAGGCATTATATTGATCACTTCCGGTCTTGCACTGGGCAAGATTGCATTTGATACGGGGGCGGCCAGGTGGCTTGCATGGGTGATTGCTTACGGGCTCCGTGTGGAGGTCCTGCCGCCGGTAATACTTGCAATGTTTGCAGTCCTGGTGGTGGGCATCATTCATCTATGCTTCTCCAGCAATACGGTAACCGGAGCCGTAACCGTGCCGCTTATGATTGCCATGGGAAGTGCTTTGCACGTAAGTCCCTGGTTTCTTGCCGTACCCGCGGCCTATTCAGCCTGTATGGCGTTCATACTGGTTACCGAAACGCCAACCAGTGTTATCCCTTATTCGGCGGGCTATTTTTCGCTGAAGGATATGGCTCTGATTGGAATACCCATGACAATCATTGTATCGGTGGTGGCAGGAGCAGTATTTTTTGGAATGGCCCACATTGTCGGAATGTGA
- a CDS encoding beta-galactosidase — MLHKHPEIVATDETVHLQGGCGRHCYNSIAFIRYVKRLVEEMAGHYASNPAVIGWQIDNEVRGVKCNCEQCNGLIVKLPV; from the coding sequence ATGCTTCATAAACATCCTGAGATTGTTGCAACCGATGAAACAGTTCATTTGCAGGGCGGCTGCGGCAGACACTGCTATAACAGTATTGCATTCATCCGGTATGTTAAGAGACTGGTTGAAGAGATGGCCGGACATTATGCTTCAAATCCAGCAGTTATAGGATGGCAGATAGACAATGAAGTCAGGGGGGTGAAGTGCAACTGCGAGCAATGCAACGGTTTGATTGTGAAATTACCTGTATAG
- a CDS encoding beta-galactosidase, with protein MCLRMAELAWSFLEPENGRFDFAWLDEFIDMAYKEGIEVILGTPTETSPK; from the coding sequence ATGTGCCTGAGAATGGCTGAGCTTGCTTGGTCATTCCTGGAACCCGAGAATGGCAGATTTGACTTTGCATGGCTGGATGAATTTATCGATATGGCATACAAGGAAGGGATCGAGGTAATACTCGGGACACCAACCGAGACTTCACCAAAGTGA